Proteins encoded in a region of the Zea mays cultivar B73 chromosome 4, Zm-B73-REFERENCE-NAM-5.0, whole genome shotgun sequence genome:
- the LOC103653765 gene encoding zinc finger MYM-type protein 1-like, with protein sequence MLHKMTDLKSYFSQASSGSRPSTRASGVCNEPGIQVEVQENNSEDANGENIYGQVEGINQFNPDHIISDPGLCIPIDYFAPNNRDDVRRAFIAKGPTQPIGHNFPQSHDKRSFQKHWFRQHSWLEYSVEKNKAYCFYCYLFKHDRMDDKFFHDAFTKVGFSQWRNVYTAFPKRVGGPNSIHNTAATAFHDFCNQRSSVSHKVANYSKEALVKYETRLETSLSIVSLLALQAESFRGHDETSTSLNKENFLEFLDWYKQRNEEVRRAFDELCPKNDKMISGTIQKELANCCAETVTRAIKEEMEDCLFSILVDESRDISVKEQMTIVVRFVNKQGEVIGRFLGIKHVKDTTSESLKKALVEMVSDHGLVVAKLRGQGYDGASNMRGEFNGLQKLIRDENPFTFYVHCFAHQLQLIIVAVSKCCSSLVDFFEYVTSIVNSTCASCKRKDILQHKHRLNLLSKLESGEISSGRGKQQETSLSRLGDTRWGSHYKTLLRIESMWESVI encoded by the coding sequence ATGCTTCATAAAATGACAGATTTAAAGAgctatttcagtcaagcttctagTGGAAGTAGACCAAGCACTCGCGCTAGTGGAGTTTGCAATGAACCCGGAATACAAGTTGAAGTTCAAGAGAATAATAGTGAAGATGCCAATGGTGAAAATATTTAtggtcaagtcgaaggtataaatCAGTTCAACCCAGATCACATTATTTCTGATCCGGGACTTTGTATTCCAATCGATTATTTTGCTCCTAATAATAGAGATGATGTTAGAAGGGCTTTCATAGCTAAAGGTCCGACTCAACCAATTGGTCATAACTTTCCTCAGTCACATGACAAAAGGAGCTTTCAAAAACATTGGTTTAGACAACATAGTTGGTTGGAATATAGTGTGGAGAAGAATAAGGCTTATTGCTTCTATTGTTACCTTTTTAAGCACGATCGAATGGATGATAAATTTTTCCATGATGCATTTACAAAAGTTGGCTTCTCACAATGGAGAAATGTTTATACGGCATTTCCAAAACGTGTTGGTGGGCCTAATAGCATACACAATACTGCAGCAACAGCATTCCATGATTTTTGTAACCAAAGGTCAAGTGTTAGTCATAAGGTTGCAAATTATAGTAAAGAAGCATTGGTCAAATATGAGACACGGTTGGAAACTTCCTTAAGTATTGTTAGTCTTCTTGCATTGCAAGCTGAATCATTCCGGGGACATGATGAGACTAGTACTTCCTTAAACAAAGAGAATTTTTTAGAATTTCTTGATTGGTACAAACAAAGGAATGAAGAGGTGAGAAGAGCTTTTGATGAGTTGTGTCCCaaaaatgataagatgatttcgggGACGATTCAAAAAGAACTTGCAAACTGTTGTGCAGAAACAGTCACACGTGCAATTAAAGAAGAAATGGAGGATTGTTTATTCTCTATTCTTGTTGATGAATCCCGTGATATATCGGTTAAAGAACAAATGACTATTGTTGTGAGATTTGTCAATAAACAGGGTGAAGTAATAGGAAGATTTTTGGGCATCAAGCATGTCAAGGACACAACATCAGAATCATTGAAGAAAGCATTAGTTGAGATGGTAAGTGATCATGGATTAGTTGTTGCAAAGCTTCGAGGGCAGGGATATGATGGTGCTTCTAATATGAGAGGTGAATTTAATGGTCTTCAAAAATTAATTCGAGATGAGAACCCATTCACTTTCTATGTTCATTGCTTTGCTCATCAATTGCAATTGATTATTGTTGCTGTctcaaaatgttgttcatcacttGTGGATTTCTTTGAGTATGTAACATCCATTGTGAATAGCACTTGTGCTTCTTGCAAAAGAAAGGATATATTACAACATAAGCATCGTTTGAATCTCTTATCAAAGTTAGAGAGTGGAGAAATTTCATCAGGGAGAGGCAAACAACAAGAAACATCATTGTCAAGACTTGGAGATACAAGATGGGGATCTCATTACAAGACTTTGCTCCGTATTGAGTCAATGTGGGAATCAGTGATATAA